The DNA window ATGCAGGCAGTGTAGGCAGCAGATATGGCAAATAGCCCCCGCCCATGGGGGCGGATTTGCCGACAGCGCCCTGTCTGCCGACTGCACGCGCGCGGACTGAATACCCCGGCCGTCAGCCCACGGATTCAGGATTAAAAAAGGAGATGTGGGTGCATAGCCAGCGTGTCGCGTTCGCCCCGGATGGAATGTCCTGGGGGATGTGACCCATTGACATTTACCGTCAAAGACCGTAAGGAGCTAACTGGAAGCGGAAAGGGTACTGGTGGCCCTCCCGGACTTCAAATCCGGTGCACGGGGTGAAGAGCCTCGTGGGTGGGTTCGATTCCCATGCGCTTCCGCCATCCCTCTAAAAGTCATGCCGACGATCACCTTCTTCCCTTCAGGGGTTACGGTCCAGGCGGAGTCTGGGGAAAATCTCCTCCGCGTCGCCATGAAGGCAGGCATCCACGTGAACGCCTCCTGTGGAGGCGCGGGTGTCTGCAACAAATGCAAGGTCTTTGTGGAATCCGGAGAGGTAGCGGGCGAACGCCTCCCGGACGGTGGCTGGAAGGCCTGTGTCACCACTGCCCTTACGGATGTCACCGTCAGGATCCCAGTGGAATCGGAGATGGACAGGAAGGCCCTTGCCCGGCCCCTGGCAAGGCACGCGGCCTCCTGGGCCGAGGTCGCTGGGGATGCTGCACGCCTTCGTATACATCCTCCTGTGGAGAAGATCTCGATAACCCTTCCTGCTCCCACCCTTCATGACAACGTGAGCGATCTCGAACGCCTGAAGAGGGAACTGGCCCAGGGTAGGCTTCAGGATGTGGCCATAGATATCGACAGTGAGGTCCTTGCCCATCTGCCCGAAAGCCTTCGCACCGGGGACTGGACAGTGACAGTAAATCTCATGGAGGGGGCACGTCAGGACCAGCGGCGTCTCATACGGGTGGAGCCTGGGGCAGCGAGCGAAGGACATCTGGGCGTGGCAGTGGACATCGGCACGACCACGGTCTCTGTTGAGCTCGTGGATCTTGCGACCGGCAAGGTCCTTTCCGCGGCATCGGATTACAACCCACAAGTGAGCTACGGAGAGGATGTCATATCTCGTATGGAGTTCGCCCGCAGGGACGGGGGGCTCGAAATTCTCCAGACCGGGATCGTGAAGTGCCTTGACAGGCTCATCCAGGAGGTCCTTGCAGCCTCCGGCTTTGGTGCGTCGTCTCTAAGCCTCGTTTCCATCGCGGCGAACACGGTTATGACCCATTTCCTCCTCGGCCTGGAAACCCGCTACCTCCGCTCGGATCCATACTGCCCGGTTGCCACCCATTTTCCCCCTGTTCGGGCCCGGGACCTGGGGCTCGACGTCCCGAACCACGTGCGGGTCTTTCTTGCCCCGTGTGTGGCGAGCTACGTGGGAGGAGACATCACCGCCGGTGTCGTTGGGGTCGGCATGCACGCCCGACCCGAACTCACACTTTTCATCGACATCGGGACGAACGGGGAGATCGTCCTGGGAAACGCCGACTGGATGGCCTGCGCTGCCTGCTCGGCAGGGCCTGCCTTCGAAGGCGGCGGCATCAGGCACGGAATGCGGGCGACCACCGGGGCTGTGGAGGTGGTAAGGATCCATCCAGAAACGTGGGAGCCCATGGTGCTCGTGATCGGGGGGAAAAAGGCCAAAGGCATCTGCGGCTCCGGAATCATCAGCCTCCTTGCCGGACTCTTTACCGCTGGCGCCCTGGACCAACAGGGGAAATTCCGGCGGGACAAAAAGACGGCCCGCATACGATCCGGGAGGGACGGCTGGGAGTACGTGGTGATCTTTGGTGCGGAGACGGCGACCGGCCAGGACATCGTCTTCACTGAGGCAGACGTGGAAAACCTCATTCGGGCCAAGGGGGCCATGTTTGCGGGATATCTCACCCTCGTGGAGTCCGTCGGCATGGGCCTTGATGACATCGAACGGGTGATACTTGCCGGAAATTTCGGCAGTTATCTGGATCTGGATCAGGCAATCACTATCGGTCTCCTGCCGGATCTACCCAGGGAGCGGTTCTTCTACGCAGGGAATTCATCCCTTCTCGGCGCCCGCGCCGCAGCCCTTTCCTGGCCCATGTCAAAGGTCATGGCGACCGTAGCCAACATGATGACCCATTTCGAGTTGAGCAACAGCCCGAAGTTCATGGACCACTATGTCTCATCCCTCTTTCTTCCCCACACAGACCTCAGCCTTTTTCCTTCAGTGACCCTTCCTGGGTGATGCCTGGCCTCTCTGCAGGCAGGTTCAGACAGGGGGCGGATCAGGAATCCTCGCCCCTACGGCTTTTGCAGATCGAGTCGTATGCAAGCCTGGCGGCCTCGGCATAGTCTTCTGGGTAATGACCGGTGATCCACCGCTCCTGCCGTTCGCTGAAGGCACCTGGGGACTTGAAATGGCGAGGAAGAAGGCATAAGAAGAGTCTCTGGTCGCTGTCCAGGGCGTCGAACCTTTTTGAGACCTCGTAACAGGTGACCATCTCTGCCCCGAGGGCATCGAGCGTGTGGATCACCCGAAGGATCGCCATGTCGAGGGAAGATCTGGTCGCCTCATCGGCCTCGAGGACATTACCCACCGGCTTCTTGACCATGATCTGGATCTCGCCCTGGGACCTCTGGGCCTTGGGGACGTGGGCCACAACGTAGTCGTCTTCAAAGAGGACGAGGTTTGAGGGGAGATCCGTTCGGCCGTCGAGCCTTTTGTTAGAACGGATCGCGTCAAGATATGCCTCGAAGAAGGACCGGCCTGTATCCTCTCGGTAGCGACGCACGAAGTCCGCGACCTGGTCTCCGATCGCGTATGTGGGCACCAGCGGGCAGCCCTCCTCCACAGGGGCGACGTCAGGCGGAATGAGGGCGTACTGCTGATGAATCTGCTGGTGTGAGGCGTGAAGACGGTAGAGGGAAGGTGAGATGTCGTATCCGTAGTTCCAGCCCCAAAGGGTCCCGGTGAAGGGGATGCGCTCTCCGGTCTCGATGCGTCGCCTGATCGTTTCAAGGACCTTTTCCCGCATGGATTCGAGGGATGAGGGAGAAAGGCCTTTTCCGTCAGTCCTTTCAACTGGGATTCCAAGGGCGGCTGCCATCTGACAGACGACCCGTTGGTAATAAAGGTGTCTCAGGCCAGTCATGTCGGATGCCGAGAGGTCCCGCGCTTGATAACGGATGGAGTCCTCGGCCATGTTTGCCGCATAGTGCCCCCAAGGGATATAGCTGTTGGCCCGCACGTATTCCCAGACATGTGTGCCCGCGGCCCTGTACTCGCCCAGGATGGGGCTTTCTCCCTGGATTCCCGGGACAAGGAGCATGGCCCTCTTGTACCTGTCAGGAAGTGCCGGGTTGTTGCCAAGGGTTTCGTACAGGAGGTGGTCCTGAATGGACCGGACGGGCCTTTTTCCTTCTGCCGTCGTAAAGCGGATGCCAGCCAGGCTGCCGGTCTCGTCCAGGAGGAAGTCACAGACAAGACCTGCGATGGCCTCAAGCAGCATGGGATCCCGGGATGTCTGGGCAAGGGCAAGAAGTACCTCACAGGGGAGATCGGAGATGGAAAAGGTCCGTCCGTCTGAGCCCGTAAGGGAACCCCTCAGGAGTTCCTTCAGGAGG is part of the Deltaproteobacteria bacterium genome and encodes:
- a CDS encoding ASKHA domain-containing protein, whose amino-acid sequence is MPTITFFPSGVTVQAESGENLLRVAMKAGIHVNASCGGAGVCNKCKVFVESGEVAGERLPDGGWKACVTTALTDVTVRIPVESEMDRKALARPLARHAASWAEVAGDAARLRIHPPVEKISITLPAPTLHDNVSDLERLKRELAQGRLQDVAIDIDSEVLAHLPESLRTGDWTVTVNLMEGARQDQRRLIRVEPGAASEGHLGVAVDIGTTTVSVELVDLATGKVLSAASDYNPQVSYGEDVISRMEFARRDGGLEILQTGIVKCLDRLIQEVLAASGFGASSLSLVSIAANTVMTHFLLGLETRYLRSDPYCPVATHFPPVRARDLGLDVPNHVRVFLAPCVASYVGGDITAGVVGVGMHARPELTLFIDIGTNGEIVLGNADWMACAACSAGPAFEGGGIRHGMRATTGAVEVVRIHPETWEPMVLVIGGKKAKGICGSGIISLLAGLFTAGALDQQGKFRRDKKTARIRSGRDGWEYVVIFGAETATGQDIVFTEADVENLIRAKGAMFAGYLTLVESVGMGLDDIERVILAGNFGSYLDLDQAITIGLLPDLPRERFFYAGNSSLLGARAAALSWPMSKVMATVANMMTHFELSNSPKFMDHYVSSLFLPHTDLSLFPSVTLPG